The following coding sequences lie in one Arachis stenosperma cultivar V10309 chromosome 5, arast.V10309.gnm1.PFL2, whole genome shotgun sequence genomic window:
- the LOC130982633 gene encoding upstream activation factor subunit spp27-like: MVSESELIGRLREFLRSSDLNTTTTATVRRQLEADFGIDLSDRKAFIREQVDLFLQSEHNHPQEQEQEEPQPADEDDEEEKDEETDKPERSRGSDSKGETEEEEDDDEDEEEQKSKNARNGKKNKGRSNKEGSEVVKKRGGGFCKLCSLSPQLQKFTGAPEMARTEVVKQLWAYIRENNLQDANNRRNIICDEPLRAIFGVDSINMFQMNKALTKHIWPLDSDDVIPVKTAPKEKEKEKEKEKQKKHEREGESEEPKKKEKRQKGGKSGFLAPLQLSDALVNFLGTGESELSRAEVIKRMWDYIKGNNLQDPSDKRKIICDKKLKELFDLDTFTGFTVTKLLAPHFIKAEQ, from the exons ATGGTATCCGAATCGGAGCTCATCGGGCGCCTCCGCGAGTTCCTCCGTAGCTCCGACCTAAACACCACCACAACCGCCACCGTCCGCCGCCAGCTCGAGGCCGATTTCGGAATCGATTTGTCCGATAGGAAGGCATTCATTCGGGAACAGGTGGACTTGTTCCTTCAGAGCGAGCACAACCATCCACAGGAACAAGAACAAGAGGAACCGCAACCGGCAGATGAAGATGacgaagaagaaaaagatgaagagaCCGATAAACCCGAACGAAGCCGGGGTTCTGATTCCAAGGGAGAAacggaagaagaagaagacgatgaTGAAGACGAAGAGGAACAGAAATCCAAAAATGCTCGGAATGGGAAGAAGAATAAAGGACG CTCTAACAAGGAAGGTAGTGAGGTTGTAAAAAAACGAGGTGGCGGTTTTTGTAAACTATGTAGCCTGTCTCCACAACTTCAGAAATTCACTGGAGCACCAGAAATGGCCAGGACTGAG GTTGTTAAGCAATTATGGGCCTATATTAGGGAGAACAATTTGCAAGATGCAAACAATAGGCGAAATATCATTTGTGATGAACCATTGCGAGCTATTTTTGGTGTCGATTCCATCAACATGTTCCAAATGAATAAAGCACTAACAAAGCATATCTGGCCATTAGATTCAGATGACG TTATCCCGGTGAAGACAGCAccaaaggaaaaggaaaaggagaaagaaaaggaaaagcagAAGAAACATGAGAGAGAAGGCG AATCAGAGGAAccaaagaaaaaggaaaaacgtCAGAAGGGAGGGAAATCAGGTTTTCTTGCACCTCTTCAACTATCTGATGCCCTTGTAAATTTCCTTGGTACTGGAGAAAGTGAGTTATCAAGAGCTGAGGTTATAAAAAGAATGTGGGATTACATAAAAGGAAACAACCTTCAG GATCCTTCTGACAAGAGGAAAATAATATGCGACAAGAAGCTGAAAGAGCTCTTCGATCTTGACACCTTCACTGGCTTCACTGTTACCAAACTGCTGGCTCCTCATTTTATAAAGGCAGAGCAATAA